A genomic window from Micromonospora ferruginea includes:
- a CDS encoding alpha/beta fold hydrolase has translation MGGERVPAGFTEQRAQVGEVAWNYVRGGRGPTLVLLHGYPQCWRMWRHLLPELARSYEVIAPDLRGFGASDAPPGGYDKRTVAADLHRLLTDLGLAEEIRLVGHDLGTMVAYAYAAAHPDSVARLVLSEAPIPDESIYTIPALTEAGPAVWNFGFFNLANGLPEQLVAGREAVWVDRFTDSIMAIKGSLGPDDIEEYAGHLRDEAHLRASFGYFRAFGQDVADNTAYRGTKLPMPVLAIGAQASLGGQVAEQVRRYADQVTGAVVEDCGHWLFEEQPAKLAALLLPFLR, from the coding sequence ATGGGCGGCGAACGGGTGCCAGCGGGGTTCACCGAGCAGCGGGCACAGGTCGGCGAGGTGGCCTGGAACTACGTCCGGGGCGGCCGGGGGCCCACGCTGGTGCTGCTGCACGGCTACCCCCAGTGCTGGCGCATGTGGCGGCACCTGCTGCCGGAGCTGGCCAGGTCGTACGAGGTGATCGCCCCGGACCTGCGCGGCTTCGGGGCCAGCGACGCCCCACCCGGCGGGTACGACAAGAGGACGGTCGCCGCCGACCTGCACCGGCTGCTCACCGACCTCGGCCTGGCCGAGGAGATCCGGCTGGTCGGCCACGACCTCGGCACCATGGTCGCGTACGCCTACGCGGCCGCCCACCCCGACTCCGTCGCCCGGCTGGTGCTGAGCGAGGCGCCGATCCCGGACGAGAGCATCTACACGATCCCCGCGTTGACCGAAGCCGGCCCGGCGGTGTGGAACTTCGGCTTCTTCAACCTCGCCAACGGCCTGCCCGAGCAACTCGTCGCCGGCCGGGAGGCGGTCTGGGTCGACCGGTTCACCGACTCGATCATGGCGATCAAGGGCAGCCTGGGCCCGGACGACATCGAGGAGTACGCGGGACACCTGCGCGACGAGGCGCACCTGCGGGCCAGCTTCGGCTATTTCCGGGCGTTCGGCCAGGACGTCGCGGACAACACGGCGTACCGGGGCACGAAGCTGCCGATGCCGGTGCTCGCCATCGGCGCGCAGGCCAGCCTGGGCGGGCAGGTGGCCGAGCAGGTCCGCCGCTATGCCGACCAGGTCACCGGCGCGGTGGTCGAGGACTGCGGCCACTGGCTCTTCGAGGAGCAGCCGGCGAAGCTCGCCGCCCTCCTGCTGCCGTTCCTGCGGTGA